The Streptomyces sp. NBC_00659 genomic interval AAGCCGCTGACCCAGGGCTGGGAGATCAAGGACACCCTCGACCACGTGGTGGACGCCGTCATCGACTCCGGCGACTGCGGCACCGAACCGACGACCGTCGTCGACTTCTCCGGCGGCGAGGCCGAGCTCGTGCGCCTCGGGGCGGGTGACCCCTCCCGGTTCGAGTAGCCCCGGAAAGCGGCGCGCGACGTGGGTCGTCCTCGCGGAGGACCCACGTCGCTGCCGTTGTGGGGGGATGTCGGTGCTGCCGTTGTGGGGGGATACCGGTCCCGAAGGTCAGCTGGTCGTCACGGCGGTGTCATCCACGACGAAGCTGGTCTGCAGGGAGGAGTCCTCGACACCGCTGAACTTGATGCTCACGGTGGTGCCGGCGAACGAGGACAGGTCGAACGTCTTCTGCGCGTAGCCGGTGGCCTTGTTGAGGTTGGAGTAGGTCGCCAGCGTGGTCGATCCGGCGGTGACCGTCAGCTTGTCGTACTGCGAGCTGGTGGTGGTCTCCGCGGTGTCGATGTGCAGGTAGAAGGTGAACGAGGCCTTGCAGCCGCTGGGGATGGTCACCGACTGGGAGAGCGTGTCGGTGTGGGTGGAGCCGTAGCCGTCCAGCCAGGCCTTGTACGAACCGGCGTGGGCCGCCTCGTCGGTGTCGTTGTTGATGACGCCGCTGGTCGCGGTCCAGGTGGTGCTGCCGGACTCGAAGCCGGCGTTGCCGAGCAGCTGCGCCGAGGTGCAGGTGCCGCCGCCACCGGAGGAGCTGACGGTCCAGGTGAACGACGCGGTGCCGGTCGCGCCGGTGCTGTCCGTGACGGTCACCACGGTGCTGTACGTACCGGCGGTGGTCGGGGTCCCGGTGATCGCCCCGGTGGAGCTGCTGATCGACAGGCCGGTGGGCAGGCCGGTCGCGGAGTACGTCAGGGAGCCGGTGTTGGTGCTGCTGGCCGAGACCTGCAGGCTCACCGCGGTACCGACGGTGGAGGACTGGCTGCCCGGGTTGGTGACGGTCACACCGCTGGTCGGCGGGGTGACGTGGCTGCCGACGGCGATGCCGGCGAAGGCGTTGGCGACACCTGCGTACTGCGCGGAGCTGGCTCCGTACAGCGCGGTCGCGGCGTTCAGCGCGGCGGTGCGGGCACCCGCGTAGTTGGTGGTCGACGTCATGTACGTCGTCAGCGCCTTGTACCAGATCTGCAGGGCGGCGGCGCGGCCGATGCCCGCGACGGCAACGCCGTCGGAGGTCGAGCTGGTGTACGTGACACCGTTGATGGTCTTGGTACCGCTGCCCTCGGAGAGCAGGTAGAACATGTGGTTCGCCGGGCCCGAGGAGTAGTGGACGTCCAGGTTGCCGACGCCGGAGTACCAGCTGTCCGCGGAGCCGCCGTCCTTGCTGGGCTTGTCCATGTAACGCAGCGGGGTGCCGTCCCCGTTGATGTTGATCTTCTCGCCGATGAGGTAGTCGCCCACGTCGGAGGAGTTGTTGGCGTAGAACTCCACACCGGTGCCGAAGATGTCGGAGGTGGCCTCGTTGAGGCCGCCTGACTCACCGGTGTAGTTCAGGCCCGCGGTGTTGGAGGTGACACCGTGGCTCATCTCGTGGCCCGCGACGTCCAGCGAGGTCAGCGCGTGGGTGCTGCTGGTGCCGTCGCCGTAGGTCATGCAGAAGCAGCTGTCGTCCCAGAAGGCGTTGACGTACGCCGTGCTGTAGTGGACGCGCGAGTAGGCGGCGACACCGTTGTTCTTGATGCCGCTGCGCCCGAAGGTGTTCTTGTAGAAGTCCCAGGTCGTCTGGGCGCCGTAGGCCGCGTCCGCGCCGGCGGTCTGGGTGTTGGAACCCGCGCCGGTGCCCCAGACGTCGTCGGCGTCCGTCATCAGCGTGCCGGTGCCTGAGGTGCCGTTGTTCAGCGAGTACGTCTTGTGGCTGCCGCGGGTCGAGTCCGTGAGCTGGTACGTCGATCCCGACAGCGTGGTGTTCAGCGTGACCGTGCCGCTGTACTGGGTGTTGCCGGTGCCGGTCTGGATGCCCTCGTACCGGGTGAGTTCCTTGCCGGTGGTGGCGTCGGTGACGACATGCAGCTTGCTCGGCGTACCGTCGTCCTGGAAGCCGCTGATCACGGTCTCCCAGGCGAGCCGGGGGGTGCCGGTGCCGGCCCAGATGACCTTGCGGGCGCTGTCGGTGGAGGGCTTCTCCGCCTTGAGCGACTTGGCCGTCTTGAGTGCCTGGGCTCCGGCGGTCGCCTTGGTGACGGCCGGGGTGGTGCTCGCGACCTTGATGGCGTGCTTGTTGTTGAAGGTCGTGCTCACCGTGCCGGTGGCCTGCGAGGCGGGCGGGGTGTGGACCACGATGTCGCCGCCGAGCACCGGGAGGCCGGCGTAGGTGCGCTCGTAACGGGTGTGCAAGGTGCCGTCGTTGTCCTTGACGACATCCTTGACTACCAGCTTCTCCTTCGAGCCGAGGCCGAGGGTGCCGGCGGTCGCCGTGGTCTGCTTCGATGCCTTCGTCAGCAGCGCCGCGTGCTGGGCCGGGGTGAGCTTTGCCTCAAGTCCCCCTGTACGCAGGGGAGTTGTGTGGG includes:
- a CDS encoding M4 family metallopeptidase; the encoded protein is MRRFPRQATAAGAMVATAAFLAVGIQTVPAVAKPAPHTTPLRTGGLEAKLTPAQHAALLTKASKQTTATAGTLGLGSKEKLVVKDVVKDNDGTLHTRYERTYAGLPVLGGDIVVHTPPASQATGTVSTTFNNKHAIKVASTTPAVTKATAGAQALKTAKSLKAEKPSTDSARKVIWAGTGTPRLAWETVISGFQDDGTPSKLHVVTDATTGKELTRYEGIQTGTGNTQYSGTVTLNTTLSGSTYQLTDSTRGSHKTYSLNNGTSGTGTLMTDADDVWGTGAGSNTQTAGADAAYGAQTTWDFYKNTFGRSGIKNNGVAAYSRVHYSTAYVNAFWDDSCFCMTYGDGTSSTHALTSLDVAGHEMSHGVTSNTAGLNYTGESGGLNEATSDIFGTGVEFYANNSSDVGDYLIGEKININGDGTPLRYMDKPSKDGGSADSWYSGVGNLDVHYSSGPANHMFYLLSEGSGTKTINGVTYTSSTSDGVAVAGIGRAAALQIWYKALTTYMTSTTNYAGARTAALNAATALYGASSAQYAGVANAFAGIAVGSHVTPPTSGVTVTNPGSQSSTVGTAVSLQVSASSTNTGSLTYSATGLPTGLSISSSTGAITGTPTTAGTYSTVVTVTDSTGATGTASFTWTVSSSGGGGTCTSAQLLGNAGFESGSTTWTATSGVINNDTDEAAHAGSYKAWLDGYGSTHTDTLSQSVTIPSGCKASFTFYLHIDTAETTTSSQYDKLTVTAGSTTLATYSNLNKATGYAQKTFDLSSFAGTTVSIKFSGVEDSSLQTSFVVDDTAVTTS